One window of the Capnocytophaga haemolytica genome contains the following:
- a CDS encoding NYN domain-containing protein: protein MEKEKIALLIDADNANSNLIEQIINETGKYGQVTIRRIYADWTNVHNKNWKDKLNSFAIRPIQKFEYTKGKNSTDTALIIDAMDLLHSKIIDGFCIVSSDSDYTGLANRIREEGMTIIGIGKRQTPEAFKKACGSFILEENLSQEEKPIEEFNNYKLIEEAFDMVVSVNGLALLSRFSDALKKVDPEFDYRSFGYKNLTSFCKDLKGYDTYLHDDKTTMSLYKKDNNKRASKATKKKPKKSQEAEHE, encoded by the coding sequence ATGGAAAAAGAGAAAATAGCACTCCTGATTGATGCGGATAATGCCAATAGCAACCTGATTGAGCAGATAATCAACGAGACAGGAAAATACGGACAGGTAACGATTCGTCGCATTTATGCCGATTGGACGAATGTACATAATAAGAACTGGAAAGATAAGCTCAATTCATTCGCTATCAGACCTATACAGAAGTTTGAGTACACCAAAGGAAAGAACTCAACCGATACGGCACTTATCATTGATGCAATGGATTTGCTTCACTCAAAGATTATCGACGGTTTCTGTATTGTATCAAGCGACAGTGATTATACAGGGCTGGCAAACCGCATTCGCGAGGAGGGGATGACCATCATTGGCATTGGAAAGCGCCAGACTCCTGAGGCATTTAAAAAGGCTTGTGGTTCATTTATTTTGGAGGAAAACCTCTCGCAGGAAGAAAAACCTATAGAGGAGTTCAACAACTACAAACTCATTGAAGAGGCTTTTGATATGGTCGTGTCAGTCAATGGATTAGCACTCCTATCACGCTTCTCTGACGCCTTAAAAAAGGTGGATCCTGAGTTTGACTACCGCTCCTTTGGGTACAAAAATCTCACTTCTTTTTGCAAGGACTTAAAAGGATACGACACTTACTTGCACGACGATAAAACAACGATGTCACTTTACAAGAAAGACAACAATAAGAGGGCTTCTAAGGCAACCAAAAAGAAACCTAAAAAATCTCAAGAAGCTGAGCACGAGTAA
- a CDS encoding glycoside hydrolase family 73 protein, with the protein MIREFIEKYTPYALESERKTGISYLFILAQAALESGWGIHTPLYNFFGVKATKNTPMECKQLLVTKEITLKQQLKLPQIVTVKQLPDGWYHYIVKDWFMCYKSPEEAFTAHARLLSENKRYAKAMLYKSDAYKFADEVAKAGYATAPHYAERLKKVIKTIEKHLKTHKNE; encoded by the coding sequence ATGATACGAGAATTTATTGAAAAGTATACACCTTATGCCCTTGAAAGTGAGCGGAAAACAGGTATTTCATACCTTTTTATATTAGCTCAGGCTGCCTTGGAAAGCGGTTGGGGAATACACACCCCTTTGTACAACTTTTTTGGTGTAAAGGCAACTAAAAACACTCCTATGGAATGCAAACAACTACTAGTAACCAAAGAAATAACTTTGAAACAGCAGCTAAAACTACCACAGATTGTCACGGTAAAGCAATTGCCTGATGGGTGGTATCACTACATCGTCAAGGATTGGTTTATGTGTTATAAAAGTCCTGAGGAAGCCTTTACTGCTCACGCTCGTCTACTGAGTGAAAACAAGCGATATGCTAAGGCGATGCTTTATAAATCAGATGCTTATAAATTTGCTGATGAGGTAGCCAAAGCAGGATATGCCACTGCGCCTCACTATGCAGAGCGCCTCAAAAAGGTGATCAAAACTATTGAAAAACATCTAAAAACGCATAAGAATGAGTAA
- a CDS encoding beta-ketoacyl-[acyl-carrier-protein] synthase family protein gives MKHRVVITGMGIYSCIGTSLAEVCASLRAGRSGIIFDAQRKAYGYRSALTGWVANPELKGVLGRRERISMGQESEFAYMATREALEQAGIDGDYLKANEVGILYGNDSVAESVILTNDTIREKGDTTLVGSGAVFRTMNSTVTMNLSTLFTLRGVNLSVSAACASGSHAVGLGYLLIQSGMQDMIICGGAQEINKYSMGSFDGLGVFSMREDDPQKASRPFDAARDGLVPSGGAATLILESYESAHRRGAVPLAEVVGYGFSSNGGHISTPNVEGPARAMARALENAGMKASEMDYINAHATSTPIGDANEARAIAQIFGRGVPVSSTKSMTGHECWMAGASEIVYSMLMLQNDFIAPNINIDHLDEVAQGLNVVTETREAKIRAFLSNSFGFGGTNSAVVIQRL, from the coding sequence ATGAAACATAGAGTAGTTATTACAGGGATGGGGATTTACTCCTGCATAGGCACTTCGCTTGCCGAGGTGTGTGCTTCGCTGCGAGCAGGGCGATCGGGTATTATTTTTGATGCGCAGCGCAAGGCGTATGGCTACCGCTCGGCACTGACGGGCTGGGTGGCAAACCCCGAGTTGAAGGGCGTACTTGGGCGACGCGAACGCATCTCAATGGGACAGGAAAGCGAGTTTGCCTATATGGCTACGCGCGAGGCTTTGGAGCAGGCAGGCATTGATGGCGATTATCTCAAGGCTAACGAAGTGGGTATCCTCTACGGCAACGACAGCGTGGCTGAGTCGGTAATACTCACTAACGACACTATCCGCGAGAAGGGTGATACCACCTTAGTAGGCTCGGGAGCGGTGTTCCGCACGATGAACTCCACCGTTACGATGAACCTCTCCACGCTCTTCACCCTCAGGGGTGTAAACCTAAGCGTAAGTGCGGCTTGTGCCAGCGGGTCGCACGCCGTAGGCTTGGGCTATTTGCTCATACAGAGCGGTATGCAGGATATGATTATCTGCGGGGGTGCACAGGAGATCAACAAGTACAGTATGGGTAGTTTTGATGGGCTGGGCGTGTTCTCAATGCGCGAAGATGACCCCCAGAAGGCTTCACGCCCCTTTGATGCTGCACGCGATGGACTGGTGCCCAGCGGCGGGGCTGCCACTTTGATATTGGAGAGCTATGAGTCCGCCCACAGGCGTGGAGCAGTGCCATTGGCGGAAGTGGTAGGCTACGGATTCTCATCAAATGGAGGGCATATCTCAACCCCTAACGTTGAAGGACCTGCCCGTGCGATGGCGCGTGCCCTTGAGAATGCGGGTATGAAGGCGAGCGAGATGGACTACATCAATGCACATGCTACTTCCACCCCCATAGGCGATGCCAACGAGGCGCGTGCCATTGCGCAGATTTTCGGCAGGGGCGTGCCTGTGAGCTCTACCAAGTCGATGACGGGGCACGAGTGTTGGATGGCGGGTGCCAGCGAGATCGTCTACTCAATGCTGATGCTTCAGAATGATTTTATAGCCCCGAACATCAATATTGACCATCTGGACGAGGTAGCGCAGGGGCTCAATGTGGTTACTGAAACCCGTGAGGCGAAGATTCGCGCTTTCTTGTCGAACTCCTTTGGCTTCGGAGGTACAAATTCTGCCGTTGTGATACAGAGGTTATAA
- a CDS encoding MFS transporter yields MFKIFTWRLNKKAFRNAIIASLVVIAITVAGSVNLQNYDAALMIYFFGTIAMTFGLAYRYSIWMQRPPTQRYWKRSWEVMRRHPWEYTKKALFLSGRNIALQRFIAPRGTMRWWGHFLLATGCLLSFAVTFGLTFGWMHFTLKNGTTDMYEMHMFGITLMEFNVNTIIAMMMFHILVWTAILVIIGSLIMMHRRLTDEGQIATQWFERDWIPLFLLIIVSVTGLGIWFDYTFLEGKMSQFMAITHAITVAMFLMWMPFGKFFHIFQRPAQVAASIYKIEGEKQGMQICPHTKEGYTTKMHINDLKEITKELGFNLENEEGMSYLELSPEGKRCTLAKAHLKAREASGRFFG; encoded by the coding sequence ATGTTTAAGATTTTCACTTGGAGGCTCAATAAGAAGGCTTTTCGCAATGCGATTATAGCTTCTTTGGTGGTGATCGCCATTACGGTGGCGGGGTCGGTGAACTTGCAGAATTACGATGCGGCGCTGATGATTTACTTCTTTGGCACCATTGCGATGACTTTTGGCTTGGCGTATCGTTATTCTATTTGGATGCAGCGCCCGCCTACACAGCGTTATTGGAAGCGTTCGTGGGAGGTGATGCGTCGCCATCCGTGGGAGTATACTAAGAAGGCACTTTTTCTTTCGGGGCGTAACATCGCTTTGCAACGCTTTATTGCACCGCGGGGGACGATGCGCTGGTGGGGTCACTTTTTGCTGGCGACGGGCTGTTTGCTATCGTTTGCGGTAACTTTTGGTCTTACCTTTGGTTGGATGCACTTTACGCTGAAGAACGGCACGACTGATATGTATGAGATGCATATGTTTGGCATCACGTTGATGGAATTTAATGTCAATACAATTATTGCGATGATGATGTTTCATATTTTGGTGTGGACGGCTATCTTAGTGATTATCGGCTCGCTGATTATGATGCATCGCCGCCTTACTGATGAGGGGCAGATCGCTACGCAGTGGTTTGAGCGCGACTGGATACCGCTCTTCTTGCTGATTATAGTGTCGGTTACGGGGCTTGGCATTTGGTTTGATTACACTTTTTTGGAGGGTAAGATGAGCCAGTTTATGGCTATTACGCACGCCATTACGGTAGCGATGTTCTTGATGTGGATGCCTTTTGGGAAGTTTTTCCATATCTTTCAGCGTCCTGCACAGGTGGCGGCGAGTATCTACAAGATAGAAGGTGAGAAGCAAGGGATGCAAATATGCCCACATACTAAGGAGGGGTATACTACAAAGATGCATATCAATGACTTAAAAGAGATAACTAAGGAGCTTGGGTTTAACCTAGAAAACGAAGAGGGAATGAGCTACTTAGAGCTTAGTCCTGAGGGCAAGCGTTGTACCTTAGCAAAGGCGCACCTGAAGGCGCGAGAAGCATCAGGAAGGTTCTTTGGTTAG